CGTTTCCGACAGCGGGCTGATCACCATCACCGGCGGCAAATGGACGACCTATCGCAAGATGGCCGAGGATGTGATCGATCGCGCGCAGGACATCGGTGGCTTCGAGAGTGTCTCGTGTCGCACCATGCAACTCCCCATCCACGGCGCAACGACTGAGGAGATCCCGGAGTCGAATCTACGTCCCTATGGCAGTGATGCCACGTGGATCCGCGCCTTGGAAGAAGCGGATCGCCTGCATCCCGCGCTCGACCTAACCGGCGCCGAAGTCCGCTGGCACGCGCGCGCCGAGATGGCCCGGACCGTGGAAGATGTTCTGGCCCGCCGCAGTCGCTGCTTGCTGTTAGATGCCCGTGCATGTATGGAGGCGGCTCCTGCCGTTGCGGCGATTTTGACTGAAGAGCTAGGAAAAGGAGACGGTTGGCGCGATGAGCAGATCAAGGAGTTCGGAACGCTGGCCGCAGGCTATGTCTTCTCCGGATGAGGTGAGTTAGGCGGAGATTTTGCGCGAGCCTTCCGACCGGCGGCCCGCTACGTCTTGGCTGTGCTCCACGTCTGGGAAACCCTTGGAACCCTCGTCTTCTGCGTGTCTGGCGCGATCGCGGCGCGGGAGAAGGAGATGGATTGGTTTGGCATGTTCGTGGTCGGGCTGATCACGGGCACGGGTGGGGGACTGCTGCGCAGCGTGCTGATCGGCGATGTGCCGCCGAGGATACTGACGGATCCGCTGCCTTTCGCCCTTGCGCTCGCGGGGGTGGGGATCGCGCTGTTAGGAGCGCCGTCGTGGAAGAAGATCCGGCGGGTGGTGTCGATCATGGATGCCCTGGGACTCGGGCTTTTCACTGTGACGGGTATTCGGATCGCGGAGGGCAAGGGCTTGCCGTGGTGGTCGTGCCTGGCGCTGGGGGTTGTCAGCGCGACCTTCGGCGGACTCTTGCGGGACGTACTGCGCAATGAAGTGCCGCTGGTATTGCGGAAGGAGATTTACGCGACGGCCTGCATCATCGGCGGGCTGGCGATGCTGGGCATGGGCCGGCTCGGATGGCCGGACGGCGTGGTGCTGGCGGTGACGACGACGATCATCGTGACCATTCGGTTGTTGGCGATTCGCTATGCGATCCACCAGTCGCAGGCGGGGTGATGGGCTGTGGCGGGACTGCGTGCTTCCGGGATGGCTCGGGCTATTTGATGAATTGCGCTTGCGAGTCTCCATTCAGGCCGTCCCCTGCCGGAACGACGAAGTCGTCCCGCTACATGAAGAGGAACGACGGAGTCGCTCCGCTACGAGAAGTGATCTCTAGGCCGGGGTTCCGAAGAAATGCTCAAGCGCTTCGACGCAGCCTTCGCTGTGGTCGAGAAGGCAGGCATGGCCGCCCTGGGAGGTGACGTGCTTGCGGATTTCCGGCACGGCATTCGAGGGGCAGGCGAACATCGCCGCGGCCTCGGGGCTGAGCATCTCGAAGTCGTTGTGGCTGTCGCCGATGGCGAAGGTCTGCAGGTGGGTCAGCCCGAAGTGCCGGGCGACTTCCATCAAACTACTACCTTTCTGGTACTTCGTGTGGCCGAAGCGCAGCCAGATGGAGTTGCGCTGCCAGCCGAGGAACGGTTCTTCCGCGGCCAGCGCTTCGACCCGGCCGATGATCCATGCCATTTCCTCCACGGTGCGGGCGACGAGACCGGCGGGGTCGCCAGGTTGCTCGATCCAGGTCGCCCCGGTGTGTTCCTCGACCTCGCGACGGATCGCCTCCAGGATGTGGTGCACTTCCTTGAAGAAGCGGTGTTGATCTTGTTCGCACTGATTGTTCCATGGCTCCAGCGGCTCCCAGCGACCGGATGAGGTGGGTAACCAGATCTCGCGTTCGCGGGCGACGACCCAGTCGGGCACGAAGGGGAAACGGCAGTCGGCGAGGCCCTCGGCGACATGGCCGATCGAGCGGCCGGTATTGATGCCCCAGAGCGCACCTTTTTCGCGGCGCAGGCGCTCGATGGTGGCGAAGAACCGCGGGCTGACCGGTGGCTTGCCTGCAGGGTCGTGGAGGGTGCCGTCGAAATCGAAGGACAGGATGGCCCCGGGCAGGGCAGGGGATTCGAGCGGCTTCACGGCCCGGGGAATAGCGGGCCGGGGGCGGCGGTCAAGCGGTCACTCGACCGGGATGGCGCGCTGAGGCCGCGGCTCCTCGATCACCTCGGCGGCGCGCGGGGGCTCACCCTCCACCGGCTCGGCCTTCGGCGGGGCCTCCTCCACCGGGCGTGCCTTCGGGGGCTCCGGCAGCGGAGCGACGCGTGGCGCGGGTTCCTCGACCGGCATCGCACGGCGGGGAGGGGCGGGAGGGTCTTCCTCGACGGGCAGGGCGCGTTGCGGCTTCACTAGCACCGGGGCGGGCGGTCCCTGCTGCGGGGCGGGCGCGGGTGCCGCCGGTTCGACCTTGGGCGTGATGATGATCTGTGGCGGTGCCGGCTTATGGCGCATGCGGATTTCCACGCGGCGGTTCGGGCCCTGCTCCTCGACGCTGCCTTGCTTGAGGATTGGCTTGGTCTTTCCGAACCCGCGGGGCTCGATCTTGTCGCCCGGAAGGTAGAGCGTGCCGGTCAGGTAGTCCTTCACGGTGGCGGCGCGGCGCTTCGAAAGCTCGAGATTGTATTGATCGGTGCCGAAGAGGTCGGAGTGGCCCTCGATCCAGCAGTGGAGGCCGGGATTTTTCTCGATGATCATGGCCAGCTTCATCATGCCGACGCGGGCGCTCTCGCGGAGCTCGGCGCTGTTGTATTCGAACAGCAGGTCGCTCGGCAGCATGGTCGATTTGCCCACCAGCACCTCGACTGGCAGGCCGACCATGTCGTCGAGGGTCACCACGCCATCAAGGGTGCCGGCCTCGGCGTTGCCACCGGCTCCTTTTTTCAGGAGATCCTCGGCGAAGCGGTCGATGGCGCTGTCGTCGTCGGCCACCGCGGCACCGGGATCGACGATGATCTGGGCGTCCGCGGCCAAGGGCATGGGTTCCGCAGTGCGACCCAGGTCGGGCAGAGCGGTGTCGATATCGAAGCCCGCGGCTGGATCGACCACCACGCCAGCAGGGTCCCCTTCCTGTGCGGGATTGGTCAGGCGGATGGCGAATTCCGGATCATTGATGTCCGGCTTGAGGTCCATCTCGGTGTTCTCCGGGAGCTTGCCGAGGATGTCGATTTCCTCGAGCAGCGCATTGGTGTCCGGGGGTGGAGGGGCGACGTCCTCCGGCGGATCGAGCGCTCGATCCGGAGGCAGGATTTCCACCTGCTCGATCTGCACGGGGCC
The Luteolibacter arcticus genome window above contains:
- a CDS encoding trimeric intracellular cation channel family protein, which translates into the protein MLHVWETLGTLVFCVSGAIAAREKEMDWFGMFVVGLITGTGGGLLRSVLIGDVPPRILTDPLPFALALAGVGIALLGAPSWKKIRRVVSIMDALGLGLFTVTGIRIAEGKGLPWWSCLALGVVSATFGGLLRDVLRNEVPLVLRKEIYATACIIGGLAMLGMGRLGWPDGVVLAVTTTIIVTIRLLAIRYAIHQSQAG
- a CDS encoding HAD family hydrolase encodes the protein MKPLESPALPGAILSFDFDGTLHDPAGKPPVSPRFFATIERLRREKGALWGINTGRSIGHVAEGLADCRFPFVPDWVVAREREIWLPTSSGRWEPLEPWNNQCEQDQHRFFKEVHHILEAIRREVEEHTGATWIEQPGDPAGLVARTVEEMAWIIGRVEALAAEEPFLGWQRNSIWLRFGHTKYQKGSSLMEVARHFGLTHLQTFAIGDSHNDFEMLSPEAAAMFACPSNAVPEIRKHVTSQGGHACLLDHSEGCVEALEHFFGTPA
- a CDS encoding OmpA family protein — protein: MDDGYSWRESRESMPLRLPGPDNLGWWAGVAFFLAVILHVAAFFALGHIKIGLGSTEGAEIETGPVQIEQVEILPPDRALDPPEDVAPPPPDTNALLEEIDILGKLPENTEMDLKPDINDPEFAIRLTNPAQEGDPAGVVVDPAAGFDIDTALPDLGRTAEPMPLAADAQIIVDPGAAVADDDSAIDRFAEDLLKKGAGGNAEAGTLDGVVTLDDMVGLPVEVLVGKSTMLPSDLLFEYNSAELRESARVGMMKLAMIIEKNPGLHCWIEGHSDLFGTDQYNLELSKRRAATVKDYLTGTLYLPGDKIEPRGFGKTKPILKQGSVEEQGPNRRVEIRMRHKPAPPQIIITPKVEPAAPAPAPQQGPPAPVLVKPQRALPVEEDPPAPPRRAMPVEEPAPRVAPLPEPPKARPVEEAPPKAEPVEGEPPRAAEVIEEPRPQRAIPVE